A window of Hypnocyclicus thermotrophus contains these coding sequences:
- a CDS encoding lipase family protein, whose translation MITDKEYLIFAGVSYSYFEKSDKGKTLRELFNTNKNRIMDSNSLFRKMDYLKNSELLNDYFEDVLDKFIILDVMDRTGYNKLVKNPTGFYAIAFQKIETKEVVISYRGSEVYPIREAYKDFLKTDLLIGIAKKPKQFDEGLLFYKLILDSVDYTKISITGHSLGGGIAQYVAVMSEEVLNDKEFVPETITFNAVGILAKGMIDVDHFFNYEKELKKNNFVRITFKKDLYKIIPLIKMLIINKNKYIKNGVVEKLVDKEEFDLNITKEDLNLISLTIKTFTFNKYTNKELEILFKFLLNKEIVYSFIKKSYEFFIKFSENLKYREKVKNYLHSDDFTSKYFPHIGISIEIDKEFKRVQNKIILDVIELMKRRSIIIEKNHMLDVFIPFIDKKTNNFHNNLEYDYIASFFRKIIFENGINNNEVLYLYFSRKDKLNEKEISLVKMKFVDYIKNSKNLRFQEKFLKELKNITNKDFIKLWNILIEKMSIPYKYKDIYDLIIFKKK comes from the coding sequence ATGATTACTGATAAAGAGTATTTAATATTTGCAGGGGTTTCATATAGTTATTTTGAAAAATCAGACAAAGGTAAAACATTAAGAGAATTATTTAATACAAATAAAAATAGAATTATGGATTCTAATTCGCTTTTTAGAAAGATGGATTATTTAAAAAATTCTGAATTATTAAATGATTATTTTGAAGATGTTTTAGATAAATTTATTATTTTAGATGTGATGGATAGGACGGGATACAATAAGCTTGTTAAAAATCCAACAGGATTTTATGCTATAGCATTTCAAAAAATTGAAACAAAAGAAGTGGTTATATCTTATAGAGGGAGTGAAGTATATCCTATAAGAGAAGCATATAAAGATTTTTTAAAAACAGATTTACTTATTGGAATAGCTAAAAAACCAAAACAATTTGATGAAGGATTATTATTTTATAAATTAATACTAGATAGTGTAGACTATACTAAAATAAGTATAACAGGGCACTCATTAGGTGGTGGGATAGCACAATATGTAGCTGTTATGAGTGAAGAGGTGTTAAATGATAAAGAATTTGTACCAGAAACAATTACTTTTAATGCAGTTGGGATTTTAGCAAAAGGAATGATAGATGTAGATCATTTTTTTAATTATGAGAAAGAATTAAAAAAAAATAATTTTGTTAGAATTACATTTAAAAAAGATTTATATAAAATAATTCCATTAATAAAAATGTTGATAATTAATAAAAATAAATATATAAAAAATGGTGTTGTTGAAAAATTAGTTGATAAAGAAGAATTTGATCTTAATATAACAAAAGAAGATTTGAATTTAATAAGTTTAACAATTAAAACTTTTACTTTTAATAAATATACAAATAAAGAGTTGGAAATATTATTTAAGTTTCTATTAAATAAAGAAATTGTATATTCTTTTATAAAAAAATCCTATGAATTTTTTATAAAATTTAGTGAAAATTTAAAATATAGAGAGAAGGTAAAAAATTATTTACACTCAGATGATTTTACATCAAAATATTTTCCTCATATAGGAATAAGTATTGAAATAGATAAAGAATTTAAGAGAGTTCAAAATAAAATAATATTAGATGTAATTGAATTGATGAAAAGACGTTCAATTATTATAGAAAAAAATCATATGTTAGACGTTTTTATTCCCTTTATAGATAAAAAAACTAATAATTTTCATAATAATTTAGAATATGATTACATTGCATCATTTTTTAGAAAAATTATTTTTGAAAATGGCATTAATAATAATGAAGTACTTTATCTTTATTTTTCGAGAAAAGATAAGTTAAATGAAAAAGAGATTAGTTTAGTTAAAATGAAATTTGTTGATTATATAAAAAATAGTAAAAACTTGAGATTTCAAGAGAAATTTTTAAAAGAATTAAAAAATATAACAAATAAGGACTTTATTAAATTATGGAATATATTAATAGAAAAAATGTCAATTCCATATAAATATAAAGATATATATGATTTAATTATATTTAAGA
- a CDS encoding CvfB family protein, producing the protein MIKVGHRQELKVNNISSIGAYLDAGTSDTKDNILLPNNEFVDLDIKVGDSLNVLIYRDSEDRLIATLRETKVVAGRIEKLEVVDKAPIGAFLDWGLNKDILLPKDQQEIDVEIGKKYLVGLYEDKKGRLTATMKIYKFLLPSTKLKKNDITTGTVYRINKDIGVFVAIENRYFGLIPNSEAKYSEFKIGDEITVRVIRVREDGKIDLSPRQLSYLEIDEHSNIIYKYMENNNGILNLTDKSSPDSIKKILNISKKSFKKAIGNLLKNNKIIKIEKGFKIIK; encoded by the coding sequence ATGATAAAAGTAGGTCATAGACAAGAATTAAAAGTAAATAATATATCAAGTATAGGTGCATATTTAGATGCTGGAACCAGTGACACAAAAGATAACATACTTTTGCCTAATAATGAATTTGTTGATTTAGATATAAAAGTAGGCGATTCTTTAAATGTACTAATATATAGAGATTCTGAAGATAGACTTATCGCTACACTTAGAGAAACAAAAGTAGTAGCCGGTAGAATAGAAAAACTTGAAGTTGTAGATAAAGCACCCATTGGAGCTTTCTTAGACTGGGGATTAAATAAAGATATTTTACTTCCAAAGGATCAACAAGAAATTGATGTAGAAATAGGCAAAAAATATTTAGTTGGATTATACGAAGATAAAAAAGGTAGATTAACTGCTACAATGAAAATATATAAATTTTTATTACCTTCTACTAAACTTAAAAAAAACGATATTACAACAGGTACAGTATATCGAATAAACAAAGATATCGGTGTTTTTGTAGCCATTGAAAATAGATATTTTGGACTTATTCCAAACTCAGAAGCAAAATATAGCGAATTTAAAATAGGCGATGAAATTACAGTAAGAGTAATTCGTGTAAGAGAAGATGGCAAAATAGATCTTAGTCCTAGACAACTGTCATACTTAGAAATTGATGAACATTCTAATATAATTTATAAATATATGGAAAATAATAACGGAATATTAAATCTTACTGATAAAAGCTCTCCTGATTCAATAAAAAAAATACTTAATATAAGTAAAAAATCATTTAAAAAAGCCATTGGAAATTTATTAAAAAATAATAAAATAATAAAAATAGAAAAAGGATTTAAAATTATAAAATAA
- a CDS encoding sugar ABC transporter permease: protein MLNMKEIKKKYFERTDSWPKIILIYTVLILIAFLTTYPLLNVLSVSLRPGDQLFSMTLKLIPDNWTLENYRIALFEKDLLIWLKNSLIISLVTAAFGVVLSISAAYSFSRFRFWGRKSGMMIFLVTQMFPAPMLLLPMYILLVKLGLINQFLGLLIPYIATAVPFSVWNLKGYFDTVPKSLEESAYIDGCNVVQALIKIVLPLSTPAIAISFLFSFMTAWSEYIVARIILTNKKLLTLPVGLVNMQGQFATSWGIYSAAAIITSIPVIILFVSLSRYLVGGLTVGGVKE from the coding sequence ATGCTTAATATGAAGGAGATAAAAAAGAAATATTTTGAAAGAACAGATAGTTGGCCTAAAATTATATTGATATATACAGTTTTGATCTTAATAGCATTTTTAACTACTTATCCATTATTGAATGTGCTTTCAGTATCCCTTAGACCTGGAGATCAACTATTTTCAATGACATTGAAACTTATACCTGATAATTGGACTTTAGAAAATTATAGAATAGCTTTATTTGAAAAAGATCTTCTTATATGGTTAAAAAATTCATTAATAATATCTTTGGTAACTGCAGCATTTGGAGTAGTATTATCAATATCAGCAGCTTATTCATTTTCGAGATTTAGATTTTGGGGACGAAAAAGCGGAATGATGATATTTTTAGTAACTCAAATGTTTCCAGCGCCTATGTTATTATTACCAATGTATATACTTTTAGTAAAATTAGGACTTATAAATCAATTTTTAGGTCTATTAATACCCTATATTGCTACAGCAGTTCCATTTTCAGTATGGAATTTAAAAGGATACTTTGATACAGTACCAAAATCATTAGAAGAAAGTGCATATATTGATGGATGCAATGTAGTACAGGCTCTTATAAAAATTGTATTACCGTTATCAACTCCAGCAATAGCAATATCATTTTTATTTTCATTTATGACAGCTTGGTCAGAGTATATAGTAGCTAGAATTATATTAACAAATAAAAAATTGCTTACTTTACCAGTAGGACTTGTAAATATGCAAGGCCAGTTTGCAACTTCATGGGGGATTTATTCGGCAGCAGCAATAATAACAAGTATTCCAGTAATAATATTGTTTGTATCATTATCTAGATATTTAGTAGGGGGATTAACTGTAGGTGGAGTAAAAGAATAA
- a CDS encoding carbohydrate ABC transporter permease → MKNKETANQLLMKKSTPYYFIAPALTILALMVFYPLLYGFWLSLTNMSLKTFRHPQFIGFDNYVRVFTDPRLVKTLIRTIIWTVVNVFFHVTIGLWLAVLLNRKLPGKAFLRVFLIIPWAMPQYIAALTWRGMFNFKFGAVNIFLSKIGIPPLNWLSQPSLTFLAAIITNIWLGFPFMMMVALGGLQSISKNLYEAAEIDGATPWQQFKNITLPLLKPVMTPSIVLGTVWTFNMLNVIIIIANGFGNEETQILVTDVYRLAFQFYRYGYAAAYSVVIFLILLLFGVVFVAKSNIIGGDESHA, encoded by the coding sequence ATGAAGAATAAGGAAACAGCAAATCAATTACTTATGAAAAAAAGTACACCCTATTACTTTATAGCACCGGCACTTACAATTTTAGCACTTATGGTTTTTTATCCTTTATTATATGGATTTTGGTTATCACTTACAAATATGAGTTTAAAAACATTTAGACATCCTCAATTTATAGGATTTGATAATTATGTAAGAGTATTTACTGATCCTAGATTAGTAAAAACATTAATTCGTACAATAATATGGACAGTGGTAAATGTATTTTTTCATGTTACAATAGGGCTTTGGCTAGCAGTATTATTAAATAGAAAATTACCAGGGAAAGCATTTTTAAGAGTATTTTTAATAATACCTTGGGCAATGCCACAATATATAGCAGCTCTTACATGGAGAGGTATGTTTAACTTTAAATTTGGAGCAGTAAATATATTTCTAAGTAAGATAGGAATACCACCTCTTAATTGGCTTTCACAACCTTCTCTTACGTTTTTAGCAGCTATAATTACCAATATATGGCTTGGATTTCCTTTTATGATGATGGTGGCTTTAGGAGGATTACAATCGATATCAAAAAATTTATATGAAGCAGCTGAAATAGATGGTGCTACACCTTGGCAACAATTTAAAAATATTACTTTACCGTTATTAAAACCAGTAATGACTCCATCAATTGTACTTGGTACTGTATGGACATTTAATATGCTAAATGTAATAATAATAATAGCAAATGGTTTTGGTAATGAAGAAACACAAATTTTAGTAACAGATGTATATAGATTAGCCTTCCAATTCTATAGATATGGATATGCAGCAGCTTATTCTGTAGTAATATTCTTAATATTACTATTATTTGGTGTAGTATTTGTTGCAAAAAGTAATATAATTGGAGGTGATGAAAGTCATGCTTAA
- a CDS encoding extracellular solute-binding protein — MKKKLLTGILATTLLAGLATEANAGLFKKKAKASNESQEIVVWEQMEPTGLEVFTEIVNDFMAQNPNIKVTVTHYPNEELRTNFQNASLAGQGPDIVYGPNDNIGLFIVSDLIKPVDEVVSNEFLSKIEKNSLEAGKINGKYYQIPDMNGNQIALLYNKAMVKEAPKTWDEFYSIAKKYQKVDELNPENSTYGLLYNEKEPYWFIGWYQGYGGRVMDENYNPTLNNEAMVKALQFAYDIRNKYGLGEAGMDYDMSSQLFKQGKAAFLLNGAWSWQEYINAGIDLGIAPMSTLPNGGGNATFYSATKGFSISSSVEEDKYKAIATFFDFVLSPENNAKYAKAQSQAPSVLAARELPEIKNDPLQRASIATIEKTTPMPIVAEMRAIWDAMRPNLEAVINGSLTPAEAAAKMQEDAEYGIRTIRGE; from the coding sequence ATGAAAAAAAAATTATTAACAGGTATTTTGGCAACAACATTATTAGCAGGACTAGCAACAGAAGCAAATGCAGGATTATTTAAGAAAAAGGCTAAAGCTTCAAACGAATCACAAGAAATCGTAGTATGGGAACAAATGGAACCAACAGGACTTGAAGTATTTACTGAAATTGTAAATGACTTTATGGCTCAAAATCCAAACATTAAAGTAACAGTTACACATTATCCAAATGAAGAATTAAGAACGAACTTTCAAAATGCTAGTTTAGCAGGGCAAGGACCTGATATTGTTTATGGTCCAAATGATAATATAGGATTATTTATAGTATCTGATTTAATTAAACCTGTAGATGAAGTAGTAAGCAATGAATTTTTATCTAAAATTGAAAAAAATTCTCTAGAAGCAGGAAAAATTAATGGTAAATATTATCAAATACCAGATATGAATGGAAATCAAATAGCACTACTTTATAATAAAGCAATGGTAAAAGAAGCTCCAAAAACTTGGGATGAATTTTATAGTATAGCTAAAAAATATCAAAAAGTAGATGAGTTAAATCCAGAAAATTCAACTTATGGATTATTATATAATGAAAAAGAACCATATTGGTTTATAGGATGGTATCAAGGTTACGGTGGAAGAGTAATGGATGAAAATTATAATCCTACATTAAATAATGAAGCAATGGTAAAAGCTCTTCAATTTGCATATGATATAAGAAATAAATATGGTCTTGGAGAAGCAGGAATGGATTATGATATGTCTTCTCAATTATTTAAACAAGGGAAAGCAGCATTCTTATTAAATGGTGCATGGTCATGGCAAGAATATATAAATGCAGGAATCGATTTAGGAATAGCTCCTATGTCAACTTTACCAAATGGTGGTGGAAATGCAACATTCTATTCAGCTACTAAAGGATTTTCAATTTCTTCATCTGTTGAAGAAGATAAATATAAAGCGATAGCAACATTCTTTGATTTTGTATTATCACCTGAAAATAATGCTAAATATGCAAAAGCTCAATCACAAGCACCGTCTGTATTAGCGGCTAGAGAATTACCTGAAATTAAAAATGATCCATTACAAAGAGCATCTATAGCTACAATTGAAAAAACAACTCCAATGCCAATAGTTGCAGAAATGAGAGCAATATGGGATGCTATGAGACCAAATTTAGAAGCAGTTATAAATGGAAGTCTTACTCCAGCTGAAGCAGCAGCAAAAATGCAAGAAGATGCAGAATACGGTATAAGAACAATAAGAGGGGAATAA
- a CDS encoding diguanylate cyclase domain-containing protein yields the protein MEEIIEVLNLSGIYFITTDFEWNILEISKEFLKKLNYSSKDILTLKIIDLITEEYKETITMFLLNYKGEPMKHNINWNFHTKYNYINSCKVTSMKYNEKIIFLLTEENIHNKITNNSLNMLTGEKSINFFIEEIEKDLYIDKDIKFSILSINIENFNRIIEKYGFEKKDYIIDLFLKKIRKIIPIDNVIATTETNQIYIYLKRVNTKLIVLHYINSILEESKKIIFFGNKIEFILKMGVSMYPDNGSDIKVLIDKSNLAATYPNTINYYFYKD from the coding sequence ATGGAAGAGATAATAGAAGTACTTAATTTATCAGGTATATATTTTATAACTACAGATTTTGAATGGAATATTTTAGAAATAAGTAAAGAATTTTTAAAAAAATTGAATTATTCTTCTAAAGATATATTGACATTAAAAATAATTGATTTAATAACAGAAGAATATAAAGAAACTATAACAATGTTTTTATTAAATTATAAAGGTGAACCTATGAAACATAATATTAACTGGAATTTTCATACAAAATATAATTATATAAATAGCTGTAAAGTAACTTCTATGAAATATAATGAAAAAATAATATTTCTATTAACTGAAGAAAATATTCATAATAAAATAACTAATAATAGTCTTAATATGCTTACAGGAGAAAAAAGTATTAATTTTTTTATTGAAGAGATAGAGAAGGATTTATATATAGATAAAGATATAAAATTTTCAATATTAAGTATTAATATTGAAAATTTTAATAGAATAATTGAAAAATATGGATTTGAAAAAAAAGATTATATTATAGATTTATTTTTGAAAAAAATTAGAAAAATAATACCTATAGATAATGTTATAGCAACAACAGAAACTAATCAAATATATATATATTTGAAAAGAGTTAATACTAAACTTATAGTATTACATTATATAAATTCTATATTAGAAGAGAGTAAAAAAATAATATTTTTTGGAAATAAAATAGAGTTTATATTAAAAATGGGAGTTTCAATGTATCCAGATAATGGAAGCGATATAAAAGTTCTTATTGATAAATCTAATTTAGCAGCTACGTATCCAAATACAATAAATTATTATTTTTACAAAGATTAA
- a CDS encoding deoxynucleoside kinase — translation MIEFYLERNVLMIFIDGVVGAGKSTLAKILADELNIPLYKEPVFENPILDKFYHNKKKYSFPLQIFLLNKRLKMVNDAMKTNGVFDRSIFCDIIFANILTEDGDMLKEELELYKEVSENLLSHITLPELTIYLEISTDNAINRIKQRGRDFELLMPRDYWEKLNIHYRNYFKNYNKSKLLIINVDNLDIVNNEIDRKKILEKIKKNL, via the coding sequence ATGATAGAATTTTATCTAGAAAGGAACGTTCTTATGATTTTTATTGATGGTGTTGTTGGAGCAGGTAAGAGTACATTGGCAAAAATTTTAGCAGATGAGTTAAATATTCCATTATATAAAGAACCTGTATTTGAAAATCCAATTTTAGACAAATTTTATCATAACAAAAAAAAATATAGTTTTCCTCTTCAAATATTTCTTTTAAATAAAAGACTTAAAATGGTTAATGATGCTATGAAAACAAACGGTGTTTTTGATAGATCTATATTTTGCGATATTATTTTTGCAAATATTTTAACTGAAGATGGAGATATGCTTAAAGAGGAATTAGAATTATACAAAGAAGTTAGTGAAAATTTATTATCTCATATAACTTTACCAGAACTTACTATATATTTAGAAATTTCTACTGATAATGCAATAAATAGAATAAAACAAAGAGGAAGAGATTTTGAACTTTTAATGCCTAGAGATTACTGGGAAAAATTAAATATTCATTATAGAAACTATTTCAAAAATTATAATAAAAGTAAACTACTTATAATAAATGTTGATAATTTAGATATAGTAAATAATGAAATTGATAGAAAAAAAATATTAGAGAAAATTAAAAAAAATCTATAA
- a CDS encoding tRNA1(Val) (adenine(37)-N6)-methyltransferase, protein MKIIQRNDYLNFSLDSVVISHFLTINRGVKKILDLGTGNGVIPLLLSRRCTAKIYGLELQETSVDLAKRNILLNQLDKRIEIIHGDIKKWNDFFEYQSFDAVISNPPFFKFDGNKKQLNNLDQLTLARHEISITLEEIVKAASNILRERGYFAMVHRADRLEEILEIFSKYKLTPKRLRFCHSKLERESKIIVIEGMKNAEKGLKILPPLITHEGRDYSKEIKELFK, encoded by the coding sequence ATGAAAATAATTCAAAGAAATGATTATTTAAATTTTTCTTTAGATTCAGTAGTGATATCACATTTTTTAACAATAAATAGAGGTGTTAAAAAAATATTAGATTTAGGTACAGGTAATGGAGTGATACCACTTCTTTTATCAAGAAGATGCACTGCTAAAATATATGGATTAGAATTGCAAGAAACATCAGTTGATTTAGCAAAAAGAAATATTTTGTTAAATCAACTGGATAAAAGAATAGAGATAATACATGGTGATATAAAAAAATGGAATGATTTTTTTGAATATCAAAGTTTTGATGCGGTTATTAGTAATCCACCATTTTTTAAATTTGATGGAAATAAAAAACAATTAAATAACTTAGATCAATTAACATTAGCTAGACATGAAATAAGTATAACATTAGAAGAAATAGTGAAGGCTGCTTCGAATATATTGAGAGAAAGAGGATATTTTGCTATGGTTCATAGGGCTGATAGATTAGAAGAAATTTTAGAAATATTTTCAAAATATAAATTAACTCCAAAACGACTTAGATTTTGTCATTCAAAATTGGAGAGAGAATCTAAAATAATTGTTATTGAAGGTATGAAAAATGCAGAAAAAGGATTAAAAATACTACCACCACTTATAACACATGAGGGGAGAGATTATTCAAAAGAAATAAAAGAATTATTCAAATAA
- the argF gene encoding ornithine carbamoyltransferase, translated as MKGRSFLTLLDYTKEEIFYLIELAKKLKTDKKNGKEEKYLKNKNIVLLFEKDSTRTRCAFEVGAYDQGANVTYIGSSGSQIGKKESIKDTARVLGRMYDGIEYRGYTQEIVETLAEYSKVPVWNGLTTEFHPTQVLADLLTIKEHFGKLEGLNFTYFGDGRNNMANSLMIGCAKVGINFRLAAPRELWPEEKLINEVKDLAKTSSIQLTENIEEATKESNIIYTDVWVSMGEPEEVWDKRIKLLKPYQVNKKIMDMANKNAIFLHCLPSFHDLNTKIGQKIYNKYGLECMEVTDEVFESEKSLVFDEAENRVHTIKAVMVATLHGKIKL; from the coding sequence ATGAAAGGAAGAAGTTTTTTAACACTTTTAGATTATACAAAAGAAGAAATTTTTTATCTTATTGAATTAGCTAAAAAATTAAAAACAGACAAAAAAAATGGAAAAGAAGAAAAATATTTGAAGAATAAGAATATTGTACTTTTATTTGAAAAAGACTCTACAAGAACAAGATGTGCTTTTGAAGTAGGAGCATATGATCAAGGAGCAAATGTTACTTATATTGGTTCTAGTGGTTCTCAAATAGGGAAAAAAGAATCAATAAAAGATACAGCTAGAGTATTGGGAAGAATGTATGATGGTATAGAATATAGGGGGTATACTCAAGAAATAGTAGAAACATTGGCTGAATATTCAAAGGTTCCTGTGTGGAATGGACTTACTACAGAATTTCATCCTACACAAGTATTGGCTGATTTACTTACAATAAAAGAACATTTTGGTAAATTAGAAGGATTGAATTTTACATATTTTGGAGATGGAAGAAATAATATGGCGAATTCATTGATGATTGGTTGTGCTAAAGTAGGAATTAACTTTAGATTAGCAGCACCAAGAGAATTATGGCCAGAAGAAAAATTAATTAATGAAGTAAAAGATTTAGCTAAAACAAGTAGTATACAATTAACTGAAAATATAGAGGAAGCTACAAAAGAATCTAATATAATTTATACAGATGTATGGGTATCAATGGGAGAGCCAGAAGAGGTCTGGGATAAAAGAATAAAACTTCTTAAACCATATCAAGTAAATAAAAAAATAATGGATATGGCAAATAAAAATGCTATATTTTTACATTGTTTACCGTCTTTTCATGATTTAAATACAAAAATTGGGCAGAAAATATACAATAAATATGGATTAGAATGTATGGAAGTAACAGATGAAGTATTTGAATCAGAAAAATCACTTGTTTTTGATGAAGCAGAAAATAGAGTACATACAATAAAAGCGGTGATGGTTGCTACATTGCATGGTAAAATAAAATTATAG
- a CDS encoding dicarboxylate/amino acid:cation symporter yields MKKGKINLGVAILIAMILGIIVGAVMGPKATIFAPLGHVFISLIKMLVIPLVTVSIILGASSLGGTKSAGKIGIGTFVYYLGTTAVAVTLGLIMGGIFKPGLGLSEAALPKEFLDMAGSLADKGEIAGFWDTLIGIIPTNPINSLVTGNILQILFFSLFLGIGLSAISKEKREPVLTVLTGLNEAMIWMIMKVMIIAPIGVFGLMADAVGTFGYDILALVVKLLLVYTITLLIQTFGVYPTLVKTFSKKSPINFIKKISKAQIVALSTSSSMATLPVTFEVCEEDLEVSNETTSFVLPLGATINMDGNAIYYALVAMFFAQMYGITLGFPQYIAIIITATIGSIGQAGVPGPSLLVVAVLLSAGLPIQALPLLFGVDRVFDMMRTAVNITGDASCAVIMDEIK; encoded by the coding sequence ATGAAAAAAGGTAAGATTAATTTAGGAGTAGCTATTTTAATAGCAATGATTTTAGGAATTATTGTAGGAGCAGTAATGGGACCAAAAGCGACAATTTTTGCTCCATTAGGACACGTTTTTATTTCGCTAATTAAAATGCTTGTAATACCTTTAGTTACAGTATCTATAATTTTAGGTGCATCGTCATTAGGCGGAACTAAATCAGCGGGTAAAATTGGGATTGGAACATTTGTTTATTATTTAGGAACTACAGCAGTAGCTGTAACATTAGGACTTATAATGGGAGGAATATTTAAACCAGGACTTGGACTAAGTGAAGCAGCATTACCAAAAGAATTTTTAGATATGGCAGGAAGTTTAGCTGATAAAGGAGAAATAGCAGGATTTTGGGATACATTAATAGGAATTATACCAACTAATCCTATAAATTCTTTAGTAACAGGAAATATTTTACAAATATTATTTTTTAGTTTATTTTTAGGAATAGGGCTTTCAGCAATATCAAAAGAGAAAAGAGAACCAGTTTTAACTGTACTTACAGGATTAAATGAAGCAATGATATGGATGATAATGAAAGTTATGATAATTGCTCCAATTGGTGTATTTGGACTTATGGCTGATGCGGTAGGAACATTTGGATATGATATATTAGCTCTTGTAGTAAAATTATTACTAGTATATACAATAACTTTATTAATACAAACATTTGGAGTATATCCAACATTAGTAAAAACATTTTCAAAAAAATCACCAATAAATTTTATAAAAAAGATATCAAAAGCACAAATAGTTGCGTTATCAACATCATCTTCGATGGCAACATTACCTGTTACTTTTGAAGTATGTGAAGAAGATTTAGAAGTGTCAAATGAAACAACATCTTTTGTATTACCATTAGGTGCTACTATAAATATGGATGGAAATGCAATTTATTATGCACTTGTAGCTATGTTTTTTGCACAAATGTATGGGATAACATTAGGGTTTCCTCAATATATAGCAATAATAATAACAGCTACAATAGGTTCAATAGGACAAGCAGGAGTTCCGGGACCTTCTTTACTTGTAGTAGCAGTATTATTATCTGCAGGACTTCCAATACAAGCTTTACCATTATTGTTTGGAGTTGATAGAGTATTTGATATGATGAGAACAGCAGTAAATATAACTGGTGATGCATCTTGTGCAGTAATAATGGATGAAATAAAATAA
- a CDS encoding MipA/OmpV family protein, which produces MKKILLIFSAIMLYSNLAFSAVENLSTGDVYLFGESNNNNLTVQDNQETLALDEFDIQNNTQSSATATTDRFQIGIALTTGKREYKEMAKFEFMPLFDIKYKQFYLDKTVAGIYIIQNEEIKVSLVGEYNMASYDASKLPSPYNIIMNNRDNEIHGGFGITFTPITDNNIEFNLRLTRDFVGKSNGFKTYIEAIRTIPYTQSIILKPKVLYTFMNRDYINYYYGVTSSEAAKDTDVTAYSAQTSGYKFGFGFDLDYQISRTFTIKSFNKIEWHSNEITESPITEDLSIEIGGGFVLSL; this is translated from the coding sequence ATGAAAAAAATATTACTTATATTTTCAGCTATAATGCTTTATTCTAATTTAGCGTTCTCTGCTGTTGAAAATCTTTCTACAGGAGATGTTTATCTTTTTGGAGAAAGTAATAATAATAATTTAACAGTACAAGATAATCAAGAAACTCTTGCATTAGATGAATTTGATATACAAAATAACACACAATCTAGTGCTACTGCTACTACTGATAGATTTCAAATAGGAATTGCTTTAACCACAGGAAAAAGAGAATATAAAGAGATGGCTAAATTTGAATTTATGCCTTTATTTGATATAAAATATAAACAATTTTATTTAGATAAAACAGTAGCCGGAATTTATATAATTCAAAATGAAGAAATAAAAGTATCCCTTGTAGGAGAATACAATATGGCATCATATGATGCGAGTAAATTACCTTCACCATATAATATTATAATGAACAATAGAGATAATGAAATTCATGGCGGTTTTGGTATAACATTTACACCTATTACTGATAATAATATAGAATTTAATCTCAGACTTACTCGTGATTTTGTGGGAAAAAGTAATGGTTTTAAAACATATATAGAAGCTATTAGAACAATACCTTATACTCAAAGTATTATCTTAAAACCAAAGGTTTTATATACTTTTATGAATAGAGACTATATCAATTATTACTATGGTGTAACAAGTAGTGAAGCAGCTAAAGACACTGATGTTACTGCTTATTCTGCTCAAACTTCAGGATATAAATTTGGTTTTGGATTTGATTTAGATTATCAAATAAGTAGAACTTTTACTATAAAATCCTTTAATAAAATAGAGTGGCATTCTAATGAAATAACTGAAAGTCCTATTACAGAAGATTTAAGTATTGAAATAGGCGGAGGATTTGTTTTATCTTTATAA